From the genome of Candidatus Poribacteria bacterium, one region includes:
- a CDS encoding sugar phosphate isomerase/epimerase, whose protein sequence is MKLGVSTYSYWHFKPERIPIEHVIEEAARLELDGVEILHQQMASEANPYLQKLKRHAFIHGLDLYALSIHQGFVSPDEATRQKNINHTVHCIRLAHELGIPSIRLNSGRWGTVPSFTELMEVEGQEPALPGHTEDEAFEWVIAAIEKCLPDAEKYGVVLGLENHWGLTCTPEGVNRIVSAIDSEWLKVTMDCGNFLSNPYEKLTQIADEAVLVHAKTYYGGGEWYTLDLDYAKIGDILKNAGFQGYVSIEFEGKADAHIGVPQSVQMLRDALFL, encoded by the coding sequence TTGAAACTCGGTGTATCCACTTATTCTTACTGGCATTTCAAACCCGAACGCATACCGATTGAGCACGTCATCGAAGAAGCCGCACGGCTGGAACTCGATGGGGTCGAAATCTTACACCAACAGATGGCATCCGAAGCGAACCCCTATCTCCAAAAACTAAAACGGCACGCCTTCATTCACGGACTTGATCTCTACGCACTCTCCATCCATCAAGGCTTCGTGTCACCAGATGAAGCGACGCGACAAAAAAATATCAATCACACCGTTCACTGCATCCGATTGGCACACGAACTCGGCATCCCTTCAATTCGTCTCAACTCAGGGAGATGGGGGACTGTCCCCTCTTTCACTGAATTGATGGAAGTCGAGGGACAAGAACCGGCACTCCCCGGACACACAGAAGATGAGGCGTTTGAGTGGGTCATCGCTGCCATTGAAAAGTGTCTCCCAGACGCTGAAAAATACGGGGTCGTCCTCGGACTCGAAAATCATTGGGGATTAACATGCACACCGGAGGGAGTCAATCGCATCGTCTCGGCTATTGACTCGGAATGGTTGAAAGTGACGATGGATTGTGGTAATTTCCTCTCGAATCCTTATGAAAAATTGACGCAGATTGCAGATGAGGCGGTACTCGTTCATGCCAAAACCTACTACGGGGGCGGCGAATGGTATACATTGGATCTCGATTATGCTAAAATCGGCGATATTCTAAAAAATGCCGGATTTCAGGGATACGTGTCCATTGAATTTGAGGGCAAAGCGGACGCACACATCGGTGTCCCACAGAGCGTCCAAATGCTCCGTGACGCACTCTTTTTGTAG
- a CDS encoding PIG-L family deacetylase, with product MLKKITISILAFALLTTIGGSTTMAETGEMAGATNASEVWRALQRIQTTATVLHTVAHPDDENGALLTWLSRGRGVRTGLYSTTRGEGGANLIGPELFDALGIVRTEEHLAAVRYYGIDLFFSSAVDFGYSKRLDETLEKWDYQMLLEDMVRIIRRYRPDVIISRFQGNRQDGHGHHQVSGVVTLEAFRAAGDPSQFPEHLADGLQPWQPKKLYISRSRWRRSETQTGDAPLLKIDMGEYNALLGLSYAQIARQGLSYQRSQGVGQTRASKGSSLTELRLVDTTLPKQAEPEQSLFDGLDTTIMGMAGLANAPDLNAAFAQFQESVDAARHDYDARYPWAIVPHLAAALKTARSLIEDVQSIDLEDATRAHLLFLLQNKEQELMGAANAALGCSLEVLVQPEGAQEGFFRSPETFTVAIPGQTFSIGMRMVNPSPVAAKLVDASLRTPEGWNVRQTPTNSDQKEGIIINANEPVSLTFEVEVPQDAAYTQPYWTRASEYHDAVYTLKRPEFRFLPFAPPEVHGVITYRVDGVDFTLARPAQTVSINRPWGERRRLLSVAPAISLSMSPRIGVVPISQSATADEETTFTATVEVLNNVKGEAEGTLALTLPDGWHSSPESASFDFTHEGASKTFTFDVSAAGVEAGGDYTIQAVATYNGEEYTTGYQAIDHTDLEPRHLYRPATMTLHGISIELPGEMEVGYIMGVGDRVPEALQQIGIDVQMLDREELRTGDLSRYDTILIGIRAYAVRQDLISYNGRLLDYVYNGGNLIVQYQTPEFDAAPFGPYPYTMGRRPEEVSEEDAQVSILMPENPIFQHPNQITEADFNGWVEERGSKFLTEWDANYQALLTCNDREQEPQHGGFLYAKYGQGTYTYAAYAFYRQLPAGVAGAYRLFINMLTLKP from the coding sequence ATGCTAAAAAAAATCACAATATCAATTTTGGCTTTCGCACTGCTCACAACAATAGGAGGTAGCACGACAATGGCAGAGACCGGAGAAATGGCGGGAGCAACGAACGCTTCCGAGGTGTGGCGCGCCTTACAGCGCATACAGACAACTGCCACCGTTCTACATACTGTCGCACACCCTGACGATGAAAACGGTGCCTTGCTAACGTGGCTCAGTCGAGGACGCGGGGTCAGAACCGGATTATACTCCACCACACGCGGAGAAGGCGGCGCAAATCTTATCGGACCCGAATTGTTTGACGCACTCGGTATTGTCCGCACCGAAGAACACCTCGCTGCTGTCCGCTACTACGGCATAGACCTCTTTTTTTCCAGTGCCGTCGATTTCGGCTATTCCAAACGACTCGACGAGACATTAGAAAAATGGGATTACCAAATGCTCCTTGAGGATATGGTGCGTATCATCCGACGCTACCGACCCGATGTCATCATCTCCCGATTTCAGGGAAATCGTCAAGATGGACACGGACACCATCAAGTATCGGGGGTCGTAACATTAGAGGCATTTCGTGCTGCCGGCGACCCAAGTCAATTCCCAGAACACCTCGCAGACGGATTACAGCCTTGGCAACCCAAGAAACTCTATATCTCGCGTTCCAGATGGCGACGCAGTGAGACCCAAACCGGCGATGCACCCCTGCTGAAAATTGATATGGGTGAATACAACGCCTTATTAGGGCTTTCTTATGCACAAATCGCACGTCAAGGACTCAGTTACCAACGTTCGCAGGGCGTTGGGCAGACCCGTGCGTCTAAGGGTTCTTCGCTCACCGAATTGCGGTTAGTCGATACAACACTTCCCAAGCAAGCGGAACCCGAACAGAGCCTTTTTGATGGGCTGGATACCACGATTATGGGGATGGCAGGGCTCGCCAACGCACCTGATTTGAATGCAGCCTTTGCACAATTTCAGGAGAGTGTCGACGCTGCGCGCCATGACTATGATGCCCGGTACCCTTGGGCAATTGTGCCTCACCTTGCTGCCGCTTTAAAAACTGCTCGCAGCCTCATTGAGGATGTCCAAAGCATAGACCTTGAGGACGCGACGCGCGCACATCTGCTTTTCCTGCTTCAAAACAAAGAACAGGAGTTGATGGGTGCTGCGAACGCCGCACTCGGGTGTTCACTGGAGGTGCTCGTCCAACCCGAAGGCGCACAAGAGGGATTCTTCCGATCCCCTGAAACTTTTACTGTCGCAATTCCGGGGCAAACGTTCTCAATCGGAATGCGGATGGTGAACCCCTCACCCGTTGCTGCTAAACTTGTTGATGCATCGCTCCGCACGCCAGAAGGCTGGAACGTACGTCAAACGCCAACAAACTCAGACCAGAAAGAGGGAATCATCATAAATGCAAACGAACCTGTCTCTCTCACGTTTGAGGTGGAGGTGCCACAGGATGCCGCATATACCCAACCCTATTGGACGCGCGCCTCTGAATATCACGACGCTGTCTATACACTAAAACGTCCAGAATTCCGATTCTTGCCCTTCGCACCGCCTGAAGTGCACGGTGTTATAACCTATCGCGTGGATGGCGTAGACTTCACACTGGCGCGACCGGCACAAACCGTTTCAATCAACCGACCATGGGGTGAAAGACGGCGGCTACTATCGGTGGCTCCCGCTATCAGTCTATCTATGTCGCCGCGTATCGGTGTTGTTCCGATATCTCAATCTGCGACAGCAGATGAGGAAACCACATTTACTGCCACAGTCGAGGTGCTAAATAATGTGAAAGGTGAAGCGGAAGGCACGCTTGCGCTCACGTTACCCGATGGGTGGCATTCGTCGCCTGAAAGCGCGTCTTTTGATTTCACACACGAAGGTGCCAGCAAGACCTTTACTTTCGATGTGTCTGCTGCGGGTGTAGAGGCAGGCGGAGATTACACAATTCAAGCCGTTGCTACTTATAATGGCGAGGAATATACCACCGGTTATCAAGCGATTGACCATACAGATCTCGAACCCCGCCACCTATACCGTCCTGCTACGATGACACTTCACGGCATTTCAATTGAACTGCCAGGGGAGATGGAAGTCGGTTACATCATGGGGGTCGGTGATAGGGTGCCTGAGGCACTCCAACAGATTGGGATCGACGTTCAAATGCTGGATCGTGAAGAACTCCGCACCGGTGATCTGAGTCGATACGATACCATCTTGATCGGCATCCGGGCGTACGCCGTGCGACAGGATCTCATCTCCTATAACGGGCGACTTCTCGATTATGTCTATAACGGAGGCAACCTCATCGTCCAATATCAGACCCCAGAATTTGATGCAGCCCCCTTTGGTCCCTATCCCTATACAATGGGTAGGCGACCGGAGGAGGTCTCCGAAGAGGACGCACAAGTGAGCATTTTGATGCCAGAAAATCCGATTTTCCAGCATCCCAATCAAATTACGGAGGCTGATTTCAACGGGTGGGTTGAGGAGCGCGGTTCAAAGTTCCTCACTGAGTGGGACGCAAACTATCAGGCACTCCTCACGTGTAACGACCGCGAACAAGAACCGCAACACGGTGGGTTCCTCTATGCCAAGTACGGACAAGGCACCTATACCTACGCCGCTTATGCGTTCTATAGACAACTCCCCGCAGGCGTCGCAGGCGCATACAGGCTTTTCATCAACATGCTCACCCTTAAACCCTAA
- a CDS encoding Gfo/Idh/MocA family oxidoreductase — MSNTTPVRTVIVGCGMIAAGGYQPRCQAYPHRIELVGYYDQDEARASALAEKDGGRVYKSLEEVLNDPNVEAIVNLTIHISHYPVSLAALKAEKHVYSEKPISIRTDEANELVETAEAMGLKLACAPSAILGYVQQNVWQRIREGEIGDVISAIGNFGGPLEHWHPNADAFLMHAGPFRDVAPYPLTAMTTMIAPVKTVHGFARLAVPKRTLTQGPRKGTEFEVNEKDHGFGVLEFENNAHGLIYHSFTVASGIPPYEIHGTAGGFSLQAHDDGRGIQKFTPQDGWQDEPSPSKSFTGLDWGKGVADFADAIRSDRNPRCNGAQARHALEVCERIIESSDVGRPIDVVSRFPAPPPVGEVAPWEAE; from the coding sequence ATGTCTAATACAACCCCAGTTCGGACGGTGATTGTTGGGTGTGGGATGATCGCAGCGGGGGGTTACCAGCCGCGCTGTCAGGCATATCCACATCGGATTGAACTTGTTGGTTACTACGATCAAGATGAGGCGCGTGCCTCGGCATTGGCAGAAAAAGATGGGGGTCGCGTCTACAAGTCGCTTGAGGAGGTGCTGAACGATCCGAATGTAGAAGCGATTGTGAATTTGACGATTCACATCTCTCACTATCCCGTTTCGTTGGCGGCACTGAAAGCGGAAAAACATGTCTACTCTGAGAAACCGATCTCTATCCGAACCGACGAAGCGAATGAACTCGTCGAAACTGCGGAAGCGATGGGTCTGAAATTGGCGTGTGCGCCGTCTGCAATCCTCGGTTACGTTCAACAGAACGTCTGGCAACGGATACGGGAAGGCGAAATCGGCGATGTTATCTCTGCGATTGGTAATTTCGGCGGTCCGTTGGAACACTGGCATCCCAACGCTGATGCGTTTTTGATGCATGCGGGTCCCTTCCGCGATGTCGCGCCTTATCCACTCACTGCGATGACGACGATGATTGCCCCCGTTAAGACGGTACACGGTTTCGCACGGCTCGCTGTTCCGAAACGAACGCTAACCCAAGGACCACGGAAAGGCACCGAGTTTGAGGTGAATGAGAAGGATCACGGATTTGGTGTACTGGAGTTCGAGAACAATGCACACGGACTTATCTATCACAGTTTTACGGTTGCTTCTGGGATTCCGCCTTACGAGATCCACGGCACAGCGGGTGGGTTCTCTCTGCAAGCGCACGATGATGGACGCGGCATCCAAAAATTTACGCCGCAGGACGGGTGGCAGGACGAACCTTCGCCGTCGAAATCCTTTACCGGATTAGATTGGGGGAAAGGTGTCGCCGATTTTGCAGATGCGATTAGATCCGATCGAAACCCGCGTTGTAATGGTGCGCAGGCACGGCATGCGTTAGAGGTGTGCGAGCGGATCATTGAATCGTCCGATGTGGGTAGACCTATTGATGTTGTGAGTCGCTTCCCGGCACCACCGCCTGTTGGGGAAGTGGCACCGTGGGAAGCGGAGTAA
- a CDS encoding DUF4159 domain-containing protein, producing the protein MSAKRTSGAFMTSLVLHAVIAFIAGIYLVTQTEQFKDLVGAEVLQPKEPPKPKVRKPVVKPVIKPTVPTQNTVVVEQVQVQPRVTTAFVAKSNFQPQTVLEFSNQNVKVEAPINPNVPRVVTPNAPVPTVVTHADLPVSDAPGALAFSAPVATAPSAGPANIGRGVAGGAVQVKVAFERPPGLAMVENVGAARDALGDVVENITLGNVEVPPLPRGEPGGRVIGKGKDIRGVFRFTRIRHSLSDWWADASSLNALTKWLNERTKIKTDMNVEGGALKFTDANLFKTPFVFMTGHDPSLTRSRNLLGRQYGGGKMDSRLTETEAAGMRRYLVERGGFLVFDDCGVNAPAQAMIRLFLAQMRYVMPEYQIERIANDHEIYDNFYEMGGPPVGYDIFWWGTRPPKRNFLEGISVGERLSVIMVRRDYMCAMESVSLPTRSVHYSPGVYRFMTNVVVYALTHGSISDYSGYVPEDTLAKKELPTSAPEAAKVSGFE; encoded by the coding sequence ATGAGTGCAAAACGAACCTCAGGTGCCTTTATGACTTCTTTGGTACTCCACGCGGTCATTGCGTTCATTGCTGGCATTTATCTTGTCACGCAAACCGAACAGTTCAAGGATCTCGTCGGTGCCGAAGTGCTCCAACCCAAGGAGCCACCGAAGCCTAAGGTACGGAAACCCGTCGTCAAGCCGGTTATTAAGCCGACTGTCCCGACACAGAACACCGTCGTTGTTGAACAGGTGCAAGTACAACCTCGTGTAACAACCGCGTTTGTCGCTAAGTCGAACTTCCAACCGCAGACGGTTCTTGAGTTTTCTAACCAAAATGTTAAAGTAGAAGCACCGATTAATCCGAACGTTCCGCGAGTCGTTACGCCTAACGCACCCGTGCCAACGGTCGTAACACACGCCGATCTCCCCGTCTCGGACGCACCCGGTGCCTTGGCATTCTCAGCCCCTGTCGCAACTGCCCCCTCCGCGGGACCGGCTAACATCGGTCGTGGTGTCGCAGGCGGTGCCGTACAGGTCAAAGTCGCTTTTGAACGTCCACCCGGACTCGCAATGGTTGAGAACGTCGGTGCCGCACGCGACGCACTCGGCGATGTCGTTGAAAACATTACCCTCGGTAACGTTGAAGTGCCACCCCTGCCCAGAGGCGAACCCGGTGGACGTGTTATCGGTAAAGGTAAGGACATCCGCGGCGTATTCCGTTTCACACGGATCCGTCACTCCCTCTCTGACTGGTGGGCTGATGCTTCTTCCCTCAACGCATTGACAAAGTGGCTCAACGAGCGTACGAAAATTAAAACCGACATGAACGTTGAAGGTGGCGCCCTGAAGTTTACGGATGCCAACCTCTTCAAAACACCGTTCGTCTTTATGACAGGACACGATCCGTCACTCACCCGTTCGCGTAACTTGCTCGGACGGCAGTATGGTGGCGGTAAAATGGATAGCCGTCTCACCGAGACTGAAGCCGCCGGTATGCGTCGCTACCTCGTCGAAAGAGGCGGATTCCTCGTCTTTGACGACTGTGGTGTGAACGCTCCCGCACAGGCGATGATTCGTCTCTTCCTCGCACAGATGCGCTACGTCATGCCTGAATATCAGATTGAGCGGATCGCGAACGATCACGAGATTTACGATAACTTCTATGAAATGGGTGGTCCCCCTGTCGGATACGACATCTTCTGGTGGGGCACACGTCCGCCGAAACGGAACTTCCTCGAAGGTATCTCCGTCGGTGAAAGGTTGTCGGTTATCATGGTCCGTCGTGATTACATGTGCGCAATGGAGTCTGTCAGTCTCCCAACCCGTAGTGTCCACTATTCACCCGGCGTCTATCGTTTCATGACAAACGTTGTGGTGTATGCGTTGACCCACGGCTCGATTTCCGACTACTCCGGTTATGTGCCTGAAGACACGTTAGCCAAGAAGGAACTCCCGACAAGCGCACCTGAAGCCGCAAAAGTCAGCGGTTTTGAATAG